The DNA window TTCGGGCGTTTCTGTTGCGTAAAGCGACGTGCAGACTAGCGATAAAAACAGCATAAGCCCGCTTATAAGAAAATGTCGTATTAGTCTTGATATCATGGGAAAAACTTTAACAGCAAGTGTTAAACCTGTAGCCAAAAAGTCACAGGGCCATCATTGATTAAGGCGACTTGCATATCAGCCCCAAATACGCCACAGGCAACAGTTGGATGTTGTTGTTGTGCTTGTTGACAAAAATAGTGGAATAATTCTGACCCTAAAACAGGTGGAGCGGCAGTGCTAAAGCTGGGGCGTGTGCCTTTGCGTGTATCAGCGGGCAAGGTAAATTGAGGCACGATTAGTAAACCGCCGTTGATGTCGCGCAGGCTAATATTCATTTTGCCATCAGCATCAGCAAATACACGATATGTTAATAATCGTTCTAACAATCGGTCGGCTTGTGCAGTCGTATCGGTTTTTTCTACGCCTAATAAAACCAATAAACCTGTATTAATTTGTCCAACAATGGCTTGATTGACTGACACGCTGGCTTGTGTAACCCGTTGTAATAGCCCTATCATTTTTTAAATAATCGCTCTTTTTCCCGATTCCAATCGCGTGCTTTCTCAGTTTCTCGTTTATCAAATTCTTTTTTGCCTTTTGCAAGGGCAATTTCTAATTTAACTCGCCCATTTTTCCAATACATGGCAGTCGGTACAATTGCTAGACCTTTACGCTCGACAGAGCCTATTAATTTGTTCAATTCCCCGCGATTTAATAACAGTTTACGAGTGCGTTGAGATTCAGGAAAAATATGGGTAGAAGCGGATTGTAACGGTGTAATCAACGCGCCAAATAAAAAGGCTTCGCGGTCTTTCACTAAGATATAAGAGTCTTTAATCTGCACCTTGCCCGCGCGTAAACTTTTGACTTCCCAGCCTTGTAGTACGAGTCCAGATTCATAACGGTCGAGTAAAAAAAAGTCGAAACCCGCTTTTTTATTTAAACAAATCGTTCCCGTCTCAGTTTTATTTTTTTTAGTCATATTTGATTGTCAATACTCACTGCATGACTGCAATAAACCTTGATTCGCATAGGTCATGATAGACTTAAATACTTTTTATTTTTAATAAAAATCTATGCGAATCAATCCATCAGCCCCTACTTGGTTGCATCTTGAGTGGGGGCTGTTTGTTCTGTGCCCGCATTGGGAGCAAGCAATATTTCTACTGGGTTTTTAATCCGTAGTTCTTCAATATAGGCTTGTTTCTGCTCGGCTTGCATGGCTTTACGGACTTTTTCTTTCACACTGTCAAAAGGCGGAATACTAATAGGGCGTTTATCATTGATTTTAATGATATGCCAGCCGAATTCGCTTTGAACAGCTTGCTGGCTGAAAAACCCTTTTTCGATTTTTCCCATCGCTTCGGCAAAACTGGCAGTCACTTGTTGAGGGGTAATCCAGCCTAATTCGCCCCCTTTTTCGCCTGTAATCGTATCTTTAGAATTCGCTTTCGCTAATTCGTCAAAGGGTTTACCAGCGTTTAATTCGTTAATTAAGGCTTTTGCTACCTCTTGGCTATCAACCAGAATATGACTGACATTAAACTCTTGCGGAAAATTACCTTGTGCTAGTTTAATTTTTTCTTCGTAATCAGCTTTTAAGGTAGCATCCTCTAACGGATGCGTGGCTAAATAGCGTTCAAGCGTAAGACCTACCAGTAAATTTTTACGCATGGCTTCTAACTGGTTCAAAAATTCAGGGGATTTATCCACCCCATTTTTTAGCGCGTCAGCGACTAATAATTCACGGCTGACTAACTCTTCTAATAACGCCTCATCAGATGTTGGGGATTCTTCTTCACCCGCATATTTTTGTCGAAATGCTTTGTAATCCGCTAACATTTGTTGTGTGATGGCTTGCCCATTAATCGTCGCAAGGGGTTTATTTGTCCCTGTGGCTGGCGCGCTTGTCTCTGCGGCTTGTACCACGTTCCAATAACCTAAACTAAACAAACATCCTGCTAGTACAACTGCTTTCATCAATGAAATACTCCTCAGATAACGATAGTTTTAAATCCTAATTCACAGGATATTCTTCAGGGGTATAAGCCTTAATGCTTAAGGCATGAATGTCAGCGGGGATAAAATCGCTTAACGCGGTATAAATCATACGATGTCGTTGCATCGAGTTTTGTCCAACAAACACGGGACTGACGATGAGTAAATCAAAATGTCCCCCCCCTTGACGCGCACCTGCATGTCCTGCATGTTTATAACTTTCATCTAATAATTCAAGATGTACAGGTTTTATAGTTGCTTGTAACCGCGCCTTTATCCGTTCTACCCGATTTGACATTATGCCCTCCACATTAGTGATAGTATTAATTATTATAAATAGTTAGGGAAAAACCTTTTTAAACGGCTTAATGTTAATCTTGGCATAAACGCCTGCTTCTTTATAAGGGTCTTGTTCTGCCCAAGCGTAAGCATCTGCCAGTGAAGCAAATTCTGCAACGATTAAACTACCCGTAAAACCCGCCGCACCAGGGTCATTTGCATCAATCGCAGGATGTGGTCCTGCTAAGACTAAACGTCCTTGGCTTTTTAGAACTTCTAAGCGTTGTAAATGAGCAGGACGCACTTTTAAACGCATTTCTAATGAATCAGGTGCATCTTCACAAAAAATTGCATATAACATCATAAAATATAAGTCCTTAAAAAATTAAAGCTGATAGTGTCATTATTATTACCCTCAGTTTTGCGAGATTTATAAAATAAAACAGAAACCTGTTAAATTTTAAAATCTTAGCAGGTCTTTTTTGTCTGAATCAGAATTCACAGGATTTTCAGAATTAGCAGAATTAAAAAGCGTGATTCGCATTAATTTTTTGGTTCAAGGGGTTTAAATTCTGTGAATTCTGAAAATCCTGATTCAGACAAATGCGGGTCTTTTTAAAAAATCTCGCCAAACTCAGGTTATTATTAATAACGATAACCTTCTTCTCTTAATACCTGTTGTACCACAGGGCGCGATAACATTTGCTGATAATGTGCAAGACAATGTTCAGGTAATTCAATATTAATGCGTACAGCCCAGAATTCAACATAAAACAATGCTGCATCTGCAATAGAGAAATTATCCCCTAAAACGTATTTTTTGCCTGCTAATTGTTCATTCAGCACGGTAAAGCATTCTTTTACAATCTCATGCCCACGCGCTTTAACAATCCCATAGTCAGCAACATTCGGGGTGAAGCGTTCTGTGGTAAAAATACGGGTAAAGCCTTGACCATGGACAGTACCCACAACATAACTTATTACTTCAATGGCTTGTACTTCTGCTGCTAATTCTGTCGGTAATAACTTCGCTTTTGGATAAGTCCGCGCTAACCAGTAAGCAATGGCGGGAAATTCGGTTAATACTTGTCCATCATCCAAGACTAAAACGGGAATCGTCGCCTTGGGATTCATGGCTAAAAAATCAGGTTTTTGATGGTCACCCGCTAATAAATTTACGACATATGCTTCAAAAACTAATCCAATTTCTTCTAATAAAATATGAATCCCTGTCGAACAAGAACCTGGCGTAAAATAAAATTTCATCATGTTTAAGTTCCCTCTAAAACGCCTCAAAAATGGGTTATTGTAGTGTATGTGATAGATAAACTCTTATAAAATCCATTTAATCACTTGTAATAATATCAAGAAAATAAAAACATCCATCTGATTTTATTTGTAAATCTGAATTTCTTCCGCACTTAAGCCTGTTAATTCCATCACAGTTTGTTTATCAATTCCCTTAGCTAACATTGCTTTTGCGGTTTTTAGCTAATTTTAAAAAGGAGATATGGTATGTTTTCCCGCTTTGGTCCTAGCAAAAAATCGGCACAGCGCGCCCTTCAGAAGGGTCTGCAAAACGGCGATTTACAACCCGCTTTGCAGATATATACTCGACTCGTAGAAAAAAATCCCAATGACTGCGAAAACTTGCATGATCTGGGCTATGTTTTGCTGGAAATGGGTAGAACAGAAGAAGCCATTGGCTATTTTATGCAAGCAAATCGGATCAAAGAACATACATTGCATTGGAACCAACTTGGGCGGGCGTATCAATGTTTACAAAATTATTCGGAAGCACTGGCTGCTTACAAAAAGGCCATGCAACTTGATCAAAAAGACCCACGACCTTGGTATAACACAACGCTCTGTTTAAGAGAGATGGGACAAGAGGAACGTGCGATAGAAGAACTAATCAAGTTATTACTCACGCATCCGTCACATGCGGGTGCTAACAATGAATTAGCTATACATTACCAGAAACAAGGAAAAATTGATTTGGCTCTGCGCTTGTTTAGAACCGCATTAAAAACTAACCCAAACTATTTTCCAAGTCACTTGAATTTGATTCGTCTATTGTGCGAAATCGGTCAGTTTTCAGAAGCACGCCCTCATTTAGAATACATAGCAAAGTATGGTGCTTATGTTAATGTCGTGGCGCAAGACGGCAAGCTACAAATATTCGTTGATGGCGGATTATTCTTTTCAGGTCAATATGAAGAGTAATATAGCAACCGCACCATAAAGTGAATTCAATTAACGGGCATATGAGGGATACCACCGCTTCAAGCGGTGGTATCCCTTTTTTTATTTGATAGTGCGTTAGCTATAGTAAAAATCATGAATAAAACAAACCCTATTATTTAATGCTGATGTTGTCCCCCCCATACAGAACTTCAGTATACTTCTAAGACAAAGAAAAATAGTTTTTTTGATAGCAGAAAAAACATTTTTCTTTACAATAAATGTATGGGTCTTTAATAGTCAGATTCATAAAAACATTTTATAACTATATTCATCATTTTGATGTTTAACATGTTGTTCGAGTAGCTTGTAATGACAGATTATTTATTGATTTTTATCAGCACAGTTTTAGTCAATAACTTTGTGCTTGTGAAGTTTTTAGGACTTTGTCCTTTTATGAGTGTTTCTAGTAAGTTAGAAACAGCTGTCGGAATGGGTTTAGCCACAACGTTTGTGCTTACCTTATCTGCTGTGTGTAGCTATCTGGTTGATGTATTTCTACTAACCCCTTTAGATTTGACTTTTTTACGTACCATTACATTTATTGTGGTTATTGCCGTTGTTGTGCAATTTACAGAAATGGTTATTCATAAAACCAGCCCGTTGTTATATCAATCGCTTGGGATATTTTTACCGTTAATTACAACAAATTGTGCTGTATTAGGTGTTGCCCTGCTCAATGTGCAAACCCAACATAATTTTTTACAATCGACAGTTTATGGCTTTGGGGCGGCTATTGGTTTTTCACTGGTGCTTGTTCTCTTTGCAGCGGTGCGGGAGCGGGTTACGGTTGCAGATGTGCCGACATTGTTTAAAGGCGCACCGATTGCGCTGATTACCGCTGGTATTATGTCTATGGCATTTATGGGATTTGCAGGGTTGGTAAAAGGATGAGTGTTTTATTAGCTGTTTTACTCATGGCGGGATTAACGCTGGTTTTTGGACTGATTTTAGGGATTGCTGCTGTTAAATTTAAAGTAGAAGGAAATCCCATTGTTGAGGAAATCAATGCAATTTTACCGCAACAACAATGCGGTAAATGTGGTTTCCCAGGGTGTCATCCCTACGCGGAAGCGATAGCAAACGGTAGCGCGGAGATTAATTTGTGTCCTCCAGGGGGCGAAAGTGGCATGTTAGCGATTGCTCACTTATTAGACCGTGAGCCAAAACCGTTAAGCGAAGAGCACCACGTTGAAAAGCCTAAAGCAGTTGCTGTGATTGACGAACAAACTTGTATCGGTTGTACACTTTGCATTCAAGCCTGCCCCGTTGATGCGATTTTAGGGAGCGCAAAACACATGCACACTATTATTGCATCAGAATGCACAGGTTGCGAATTATGTATTGCCCCTTGCCCCGTCGATTGTATTCGTATGTCTCCCATTCAGCCCACGACACAAACGTGGAAATATCCCTATCCTGTTTTCCGCTTCAAGGTTGAAGAACTCCCGCAACATCGGATGGAAACCGCATTATGATTTCGGCACTTTGGCATTTTCGTGGTGGCATTAAAACTGCTGGACACAAAACCCTATCCAGCGAATCCCCCATTATTCCCGCTACCATTCCGCGTTACTTAGTGTTGCCCCTGTTACAACATATCGGTATCCCGACAGAACCAGTCGTTCATGTAGGGCAACAGGTGTTAAAAGGGCAAATTATTGGGCGTTGTTGTCACAGCGAGGACTACGAAAACCTATTTAGCGCGCCTGTACACGCCAGCAGTTCAGGCACTGTGGTTGCCATTGAAGCCCGCGCTGTCCCTCACCCTTCAGGTTTACAAGCCCCTTGTGTCATCATTGAAACCGATGGTAAAGATGAGGCTATCGACGCAACACCTTTAACGGACTATGCCCAATTAGACCCCGCGTTAGTACGGCGACACATTGCCCAAGCGGGCATTGTCGGACTCGGTGGCGCAGGCTTTCCCTCACACCTTAAATTAAAACCGCAAGGCATAGACACCCTGATTTTAAACGGGGCTGAATGCGAGCCCTATATCACGTGCGATGACCGCTTAATGCGCGAACGTCCTGCGGATGTTATTGGCGGAGCGCAAATCTTACGGCACGTTTTAGGCGGTGCTAAACGCTGTATTATCGCCGTAGAAGATAATAAACCCGCTGCTTTTGAAACCTTACAACAAGTTGCACAAGGGACAGATATTGAAATTATCAAAATTCCCTCGCTCTACCCCACAGGCGGAGAACGGCAACTGATTAAAGTATTAACCAATAAAGCAGTAGGACGTAGCCAACTCCCTGCGCATGTCGGCATAGTGGTTCACAATGTCGAAACCGCCCGCGCTGTTTATCAAGCTGTTACCTATGGCAAGCCGTTAATTTCTCGGATTGTCACCGTTACAGGCAATGGCATCAGCCACCCCAAAAATTTAGAAGTCCGTTTCGGTACACTCATGCGCGACTTACTCGCACAATGTGGGGTTAAAACCGATATTCGTCGCCTGATTATGGGCGGTAGCATGATGGGCTTTACCTTACCAACTGATGAATTACCCATCATCAAAACCACCAATTGCCTCATCGCCTCCTGCGCTGACGACATTCTACAACCTGCGCAACCACTCCCCTGCATTCGCTGTGGCGCGTGTGCTAACGCCTGCCCTGTCAACCTATTACCACAACAACTCTATTGGCACGCCAAAGCCAAAGCCTTCGACAAAGCCCGTGATTTACATCTTTTTGACTGCATCGAATGCGGATGTTGTAGCTACGTTTGCCCTAGCCATATTCCGCTAGTGGACTATTACCGCTATGCAAAAACCGAAATTCGTGAAGCCGACCAAGAAAAACGCAAAGCCGACAACGCCCGACAACGTCATGAATTCCGTGTAAGCCGTTTAGAACGCGAAAAAGCCGCCAAAGCTGCTAAACATCAACAGAAAAAAGTGCTACCCGATAAAGTCGAAGAAGCCAACAGCGACGATGCCCAAGCCTCAAAACAAGCGGTGATTGCCGCCGCTCTTGAACGTGCGAAAGCAAAACAAACCAATAGCACGCTCAATAACAATAACGACCCGCAAACGCTTTAAAAAAACATCCTAAACGCCTATCGGTTAAATATGACCTGTTTAACCGATAATCGATTGCGCGAACCCTCTTAAATCTCTAAAACACTAAAAATCATGAATTTTATTCAGCAATCTGCACCGTATGCCCATGCGCCAACGCATGTTTCACAAATCATGCGCCAAGTGCTCTATGCCCTACTACCTGCTATTAGCATTTACGTCTGGTTTTTCGGCTGGGGTATCGTTATCAACCTCTTTATTGCCAGCCTTACCGCTATCACCGTCGAAAGCCTCATGCTCTGGCTACGTGGCTATCCCCTGCGCCTTTTCCTCAACGACAGCAGCGCGCTCGTCATGGCATGGCTACTCGCTTTCGCCCTCCCCCCCTTTACTATCTGGTGGATGACTATACTCGGCGTTGCCTTTGGGCTTATCTTCGCCAAACATATTTATGGCGGACTTGGCAACAACCCCTTTAACCCCGCCATGGTCGGCTATGCCCTCCTGCTCATCTCCTTCCCTGCCGATATGAGTCGCTGGCCCTCCGTCAATGCCCTACTAGAACACTACCCCACCTTTACAGACAGCCTTAGCCTCAGCTTTTACGGGCAAAGTCTCAGCGGATTCACCGTTGATGCCATCACAGGCGCGACCCCCTTAGACACCATGCGTATTGGACTAGGACAACTCCGCTCCGTCACCGAAGTGAAAGACAACCCCCTATTTGGTATCTTCGGCGCGAAAGGTTGGGAATGGATAAGTCTCACCGTTCTACTGGGCGGATGCTGGCTACTCTACCGAAAAATCATCAGCTGGCATATTCCTGTTGGTGTACTCGCGGGACTTTTCACCCTCGCCAGCCTCTTCTACTTCATCAACCCCAACCACTACCCCTCTCCGCTCTTCCACCTCTTCAGCGGAGCCACCATGTTATGCGCCTTCTTCATCGCCACAGACCCCGTTACCGCTGCCACCTCCGACAAAGGACGACTGATTTACGGCATTTGCATCGGCTGTCTGATATACATCATCCGCACATGGGGGGGATACCCTGATGGCGTTGCCTTTGCCGTACTCCTCATGAATATGGCAGTACCAGCCCTAGACTACGTCACCCAACCCCGCGTTTTTGGCGAGAAATAAAACATGCTCACCCTGCTAGACAAATTCCCCAGCCCCATTCGTGCCATGCTGATACTCACCTTTTTCGGCATTATTGGCAGTGCCCTCGTTGCTATCAGCTACGCCATCACCGCTGCACAAATCCAAGCCAACGAACGCGCCGTATTAACCCGTAATCTTGCCGTCCTCGTCCCTGACAGCCTCCACGATAATGACTTAAGCAACGACACCAAACAAATCGCCAACGCCCAAGCCCTAGGCATTGCCGACCCTGTAACCATCTACCGCGCCCGCCAACAAGGCAACCCCACTGCCGTTGTGCTTAACATTGTCGCCCCTGACGGCTATAGCGGAAATATTTACTTGCTTGTAGCCATTGCCTACGACGGCACATTATTAGGCGTGCGCACCGTTTCCCACCAAGAAACCCCAGGGCTTGGCGATGCAATAGAAGAACGCCGTTCTGCATGGATTTTAAACTTTACGGGCAAGTCACTGACAAACCCAGCAGAAAATGGCTGGAAAGTCAAACGCGACGGCGGGACTTTCGACCAATTCAGTGGCGCGACCATTACCCCCCGCGCGGTGGTGAAAGCGGTACATAAAGCCTTGTTGTTTTATCGGGAGGAAAAAGCGGGGTTGTTTGATTAAAAAGACAAGCATTTGTCTGAATCAGGATTTTCAGGATTAACAGGATTTAAAACCCTTAAACCAAGAAATTAATAACCTGAGTTCGGCGAGTTTCTTTTAAAAAGACAATAACTTGTCTGAATCAGAATTCACAAAATTTTNNNNNNNNNNNNNNNNNNNNNNNNNNNNNNNNNNNNNNNNNNNNNNNNNNNNNNNNNNNNNNNNNNNNNNNNNNNNNNNNNNNNNNNNNNNNNNNNNNNNTGTCTGAATCAGAATTCACAAAATTTTTCAGAATTAACAGAATTTAAACCCCTTAAACCAAGAAATTAAGGTGAATCACGCTTTTTAATTCTGCTAATTCTGAAAATTCTGTGAATTCTGATTCAGACAAAAAAAGACCTGCTAGGGTTTAAAAACCTAGCAGGTCTCTGTTTTATTTTGTAAAATTCCGTAGAATTCAGGTAGATAACGCGAGTGCGGCGAGATAATAGATATAAAACAGAGGATTAATGATAAAAGCGGAATGGAAGAAATAAAAAGTTATACCTAAAGGAAAAGTAGGGATAATGGAACATCACCAAACGTCCACCCCCACTTTCCAAAGGTACAACCATGGATATGATAACAATCCTGTTCTGCTCAATCGACGACTTTTGTAAATGGTTTATACCCTTATGGGAACAAATGTTGTTAGAAGAAGGAAATCTCAAGAAAAGTCAGCGAGATGGGATAATGTCCCCGTCGGAAGTGATGACCTTGCTAGTGTTATTTCATCAGTCTAATCAACGCCATTTCAAAGGATTTTATACCCACTATGTCCCGCATGTTCTCGGGGGGCGTTTCCGAAACGGGTCAGTTATCAACGGTTTGTTGAGTTATCCCAGTCAGTGATGATACCGCTCAGTGCCTACTTGCACAGTCGGCGGGTAAACTCTCGCGGGATTGCCTTCATTGACTCAACCCCGTTAAAGGTTTGCCACAATCGGCGAATTTCACACCATAAAACCTTTGCAAACCTTGCACAACGGGGGAAGAACTCTATTGGGTGGTATTTTGGCTTTAAATTGCACTTCAGTGAATTTGATACGATAATGCTAAAAAAACGTTCCTTAATAGAAACCGTTATCGGTCAGCTTAAATCATTCACTCAGATTGAACATACGCGCCATCGCAGTGTCTTGGGATTTATGGTCAATGTCATTGCGGGGCTTATTGCTTACACTTGGAAGCTCCATAAGCCTTCTTTGATGTCTCGTATTAATCCTAAACTTGATGAGCGCTTTAATTTGTTAAATCCTTCTCAACCTATTTTTATTTAAGTCATTTTTCGCCGTACTCGCGTTGAGTTAAGTAACCACTTTGAAAAATGGGTTTATTTTCTCAAGAACTTATCCACGTTAGATGTAATCCCTGAAATTTTAAACGAACCCGTTTTTCAAAAAGCCTTTCATACAGCGGAAATTGTTAATTT is part of the Beggiatoa alba B18LD genome and encodes:
- the rsxG gene encoding electron transport complex subunit RsxG, translated to MLTLLDKFPSPIRAMLILTFFGIIGSALVAISYAITAAQIQANERAVLTRNLAVLVPDSLHDNDLSNDTKQIANAQALGIADPVTIYRARQQGNPTAVVLNIVAPDGYSGNIYLLVAIAYDGTLLGVRTVSHQETPGLGDAIEERRSAWILNFTGKSLTNPAENGWKVKRDGGTFDQFSGATITPRAVVKAVHKALLFYREEKAGLFD
- the rsxD gene encoding electron transport complex subunit RsxD, whose protein sequence is MNFIQQSAPYAHAPTHVSQIMRQVLYALLPAISIYVWFFGWGIVINLFIASLTAITVESLMLWLRGYPLRLFLNDSSALVMAWLLAFALPPFTIWWMTILGVAFGLIFAKHIYGGLGNNPFNPAMVGYALLLISFPADMSRWPSVNALLEHYPTFTDSLSLSFYGQSLSGFTVDAITGATPLDTMRIGLGQLRSVTEVKDNPLFGIFGAKGWEWISLTVLLGGCWLLYRKIISWHIPVGVLAGLFTLASLFYFINPNHYPSPLFHLFSGATMLCAFFIATDPVTAATSDKGRLIYGICIGCLIYIIRTWGGYPDGVAFAVLLMNMAVPALDYVTQPRVFGEK
- the dtd gene encoding D-aminoacyl-tRNA deacylase; the protein is MIGLLQRVTQASVSVNQAIVGQINTGLLVLLGVEKTDTTAQADRLLERLLTYRVFADADGKMNISLRDINGGLLIVPQFTLPADTRKGTRPSFSTAAPPVLGSELFHYFCQQAQQQHPTVACGVFGADMQVALINDGPVTFWLQV
- a CDS encoding glutathione S-transferase family protein, with product MMKFYFTPGSCSTGIHILLEEIGLVFEAYVVNLLAGDHQKPDFLAMNPKATIPVLVLDDGQVLTEFPAIAYWLARTYPKAKLLPTELAAEVQAIEVISYVVGTVHGQGFTRIFTTERFTPNVADYGIVKARGHEIVKECFTVLNEQLAGKKYVLGDNFSIADAALFYVEFWAVRINIELPEHCLAHYQQMLSRPVVQQVLREEGYRY
- the rsxB gene encoding electron transport complex subunit RsxB, whose protein sequence is MSVLLAVLLMAGLTLVFGLILGIAAVKFKVEGNPIVEEINAILPQQQCGKCGFPGCHPYAEAIANGSAEINLCPPGGESGMLAIAHLLDREPKPLSEEHHVEKPKAVAVIDEQTCIGCTLCIQACPVDAILGSAKHMHTIIASECTGCELCIAPCPVDCIRMSPIQPTTQTWKYPYPVFRFKVEELPQHRMETAL
- a CDS encoding BolA family protein, with protein sequence MSNRVERIKARLQATIKPVHLELLDESYKHAGHAGARQGGGHFDLLIVSPVFVGQNSMQRHRMIYTALSDFIPADIHALSIKAYTPEEYPVN
- the rsxA gene encoding electron transport complex subunit RsxA produces the protein MTDYLLIFISTVLVNNFVLVKFLGLCPFMSVSSKLETAVGMGLATTFVLTLSAVCSYLVDVFLLTPLDLTFLRTITFIVVIAVVVQFTEMVIHKTSPLLYQSLGIFLPLITTNCAVLGVALLNVQTQHNFLQSTVYGFGAAIGFSLVLVLFAAVRERVTVADVPTLFKGAPIALITAGIMSMAFMGFAGLVKG
- a CDS encoding peptidylprolyl isomerase; translated protein: MKAVVLAGCLFSLGYWNVVQAAETSAPATGTNKPLATINGQAITQQMLADYKAFRQKYAGEEESPTSDEALLEELVSRELLVADALKNGVDKSPEFLNQLEAMRKNLLVGLTLERYLATHPLEDATLKADYEEKIKLAQGNFPQEFNVSHILVDSQEVAKALINELNAGKPFDELAKANSKDTITGEKGGELGWITPQQVTASFAEAMGKIEKGFFSQQAVQSEFGWHIIKINDKRPISIPPFDSVKEKVRKAMQAEQKQAYIEELRIKNPVEILLAPNAGTEQTAPTQDATK
- the rsxC gene encoding electron transport complex subunit RsxC; translated protein: MISALWHFRGGIKTAGHKTLSSESPIIPATIPRYLVLPLLQHIGIPTEPVVHVGQQVLKGQIIGRCCHSEDYENLFSAPVHASSSGTVVAIEARAVPHPSGLQAPCVIIETDGKDEAIDATPLTDYAQLDPALVRRHIAQAGIVGLGGAGFPSHLKLKPQGIDTLILNGAECEPYITCDDRLMRERPADVIGGAQILRHVLGGAKRCIIAVEDNKPAAFETLQQVAQGTDIEIIKIPSLYPTGGERQLIKVLTNKAVGRSQLPAHVGIVVHNVETARAVYQAVTYGKPLISRIVTVTGNGISHPKNLEVRFGTLMRDLLAQCGVKTDIRRLIMGGSMMGFTLPTDELPIIKTTNCLIASCADDILQPAQPLPCIRCGACANACPVNLLPQQLYWHAKAKAFDKARDLHLFDCIECGCCSYVCPSHIPLVDYYRYAKTEIREADQEKRKADNARQRHEFRVSRLEREKAAKAAKHQQKKVLPDKVEEANSDDAQASKQAVIAAALERAKAKQTNSTLNNNNDPQTL
- a CDS encoding tetratricopeptide repeat protein, whose translation is MFSRFGPSKKSAQRALQKGLQNGDLQPALQIYTRLVEKNPNDCENLHDLGYVLLEMGRTEEAIGYFMQANRIKEHTLHWNQLGRAYQCLQNYSEALAAYKKAMQLDQKDPRPWYNTTLCLREMGQEERAIEELIKLLLTHPSHAGANNELAIHYQKQGKIDLALRLFRTALKTNPNYFPSHLNLIRLLCEIGQFSEARPHLEYIAKYGAYVNVVAQDGKLQIFVDGGLFFSGQYEE
- the smpB gene encoding SsrA-binding protein SmpB, with product MTKKNKTETGTICLNKKAGFDFFLLDRYESGLVLQGWEVKSLRAGKVQIKDSYILVKDREAFLFGALITPLQSASTHIFPESQRTRKLLLNRGELNKLIGSVERKGLAIVPTAMYWKNGRVKLEIALAKGKKEFDKRETEKARDWNREKERLFKK
- a CDS encoding YciI family protein translates to MLYAIFCEDAPDSLEMRLKVRPAHLQRLEVLKSQGRLVLAGPHPAIDANDPGAAGFTGSLIVAEFASLADAYAWAEQDPYKEAGVYAKINIKPFKKVFP